The DNA window GTAGTGGAGCTGCTCGGCGCTGCTCGTGGCGTAGACGCCGACCGTCACCGCGCCGGCCGTCTGCACGGCCAGGTCGGCCACCAGCCACTCGGGCCGGTTCTCGCTGAGGAGCGCGACCTTTTGCCCCGGCATCGCCCCGAGCTGGGCGAGCTTGGCGGCGA is part of the Deinococcota bacterium genome and encodes:
- a CDS encoding AMP-binding protein; translation: MEAAVAKSIPALLQRRSSGPRASATAHRVKRLGLWQAITWADYGRQVRALAAKLAQLGAMPGQKVALLSENRPEWLVADLAVQTAGAVTVGVYATSSAEQLHY